The genomic DNA GTCAACGCCGGCCTGCCGGCCGCTGCCGCGGGTATGCAGAGCGGCGATCGCATCGTCAGTCTCAATGGCACACCCGTCGCCGACTGGATCGCCTTCACCAAGCTGCTGCATCAGGTTGCCGCCAAGTCGCCGCAACTGGCGATCGTGGTCGAACGCGCCGGCCAGCAGATTCCGCTGACCGTGACCGCACGCTACGAATCGCAGCAGGGTCAGCCGCAGAACTGGATCATCGGTATCGAGGGGGCATCGCGTGAGACGGTGATGCAGCACTTCGGCCCCGTTCGCGCCTTCAGCGAATCGCTGAAAAGCACCTGGGCTCGCGCTGCCACGACCTTCAACATGATCGGCAACCTGGTCACCGGCCAGGCCTCGACCAAGAACCTTTCCGGCGTCGTGGGCATCGCCCAGGTCGCCAATGTCTATGCCAGTCAAGGCCTGACCCGCTTCCTGGAATTCCTGGGACTGGTGTCGCTGAGCCTGGCGATTCTCAACCTGCTGCCTATCCCCGTCTTGGACGGGGGCCACCTGCTGTATTACCTTATTGAGTTGGTCAAAGGCAGCCCCGTGAGCGAACGAGTGATGATGGCCGGACAATATGTCGGCCTCGCGCTGTTGCTTACCATGATGGGACTGGCGTTCTACAACGACATTCACCGCATCATATTGCCTTCGTGACGCAAGCAGCTTGGGCCAGCGCCGGGGAACGCCTGGGGCATACGAGCTGCGCGGCGAAGCAATGCGTCGTCTTGAAGACGGTGCGATGCGTTGAGATGTCTTATGCCGGGCCTGTCATGGGCACGGCAACAATCAGGGGCAAGGGGAATCCCTCGCTTCATAAGAAAATGAGCGGGGTGG from Dyella sp. GSA-30 includes the following:
- the rseP gene encoding RIP metalloprotease RseP, which encodes MNPFFGSIFWLLVTLGVLVTFHEFGHYWVARRCGVKVLRFSVGFGRAIWKRIGKDGTEYQIAAIPLGGYVKMLDAREGDVDPALLDQEFTGKSVWKRIAIVAAGPGFNLIFTIVAFWVMFMLGKPDIAPVVTAAPQTMAAEAGIRNGDRILTVDGKQVETYSDTMEAIANGMLGRTPLPLSLRDPDGTQRTITLPLNQLPAGQDLGQYADKLGLEPASPPAVVDKVNAGLPAAAAGMQSGDRIVSLNGTPVADWIAFTKLLHQVAAKSPQLAIVVERAGQQIPLTVTARYESQQGQPQNWIIGIEGASRETVMQHFGPVRAFSESLKSTWARAATTFNMIGNLVTGQASTKNLSGVVGIAQVANVYASQGLTRFLEFLGLVSLSLAILNLLPIPVLDGGHLLYYLIELVKGSPVSERVMMAGQYVGLALLLTMMGLAFYNDIHRIILPS